Proteins found in one Candidatus Zixiibacteriota bacterium genomic segment:
- a CDS encoding cytochrome c maturation protein CcmE: protein MKKLSGKYRAIIGVVVVVIFGGLGIWSLVDTATPYVGFEKARLSHLNVQIIGFVDYASSHYDENTGVFSFYIYDENNDRMLVNYTGIKPANFEQAKSVVCIGIFKDDVFNANNLLVKCPSKYQGNEK from the coding sequence TTGAAAAAATTGTCCGGCAAGTATAGAGCAATAATCGGCGTTGTAGTTGTTGTCATCTTCGGCGGTCTTGGGATATGGTCGCTTGTAGATACCGCAACTCCTTATGTAGGCTTCGAGAAAGCGCGCTTATCGCATCTTAATGTACAGATTATTGGCTTCGTAGATTACGCCAGCAGTCATTATGATGAGAACACCGGTGTGTTTTCATTCTATATATATGATGAAAACAACGATAGGATGCTGGTTAATTATACCGGCATCAAACCGGCTAATTTTGAGCAAGCTAAGTCGGTGGTTTGCATTGGCATCTTTAAAGATGATGTATTTAATGCCAACAATCTGTTGGTGAAATGTCCATCTAAATATCAGGGAAACGAAAAATAA
- the lepB gene encoding signal peptidase I has translation MAIFFKPKNSKKKTGYETIGEFVESLGIALIMALMIKASVVEAYRIPSGSMEDTLLVGDFLLANKFVYGMKLPIPFVNIHLPAIDDPKPGDIVIFKYPKNPNINYIKRCIAIEGQTIEIKDKVLYVDGEIVPMPLTGKHTDNRIIPYQGNMISRGGIRDNMPLITVPKGKLFMMGDNRDNSSDSRFWGYLDRDLVAGRAMIIHFSWAPDAEADRISNSGFFSIPKLIGYNIINLPNRVRWNRLADIIH, from the coding sequence ATGGCAATCTTTTTCAAGCCTAAGAATTCAAAGAAAAAAACAGGATATGAGACTATCGGCGAGTTTGTCGAATCGCTGGGAATTGCCCTGATAATGGCGTTGATGATAAAAGCATCCGTTGTCGAGGCATATAGAATCCCATCCGGTTCAATGGAGGATACTCTCCTCGTCGGGGATTTTCTCTTAGCTAATAAGTTCGTGTATGGCATGAAGCTGCCGATTCCATTTGTCAATATTCATCTGCCGGCTATTGATGATCCGAAGCCCGGCGATATTGTTATATTCAAGTACCCAAAAAACCCAAATATCAATTATATCAAACGCTGCATCGCTATTGAGGGGCAAACAATCGAAATCAAGGATAAAGTGTTGTATGTTGATGGGGAAATAGTGCCTATGCCGCTGACAGGCAAACATACTGATAACCGTATAATTCCCTATCAAGGCAACATGATTTCCAGAGGCGGTATCAGGGATAATATGCCGCTTATTACTGTGCCCAAGGGCAAGTTATTTATGATGGGCGACAACCGCGATAATTCCTCCGACTCACGTTTCTGGGGCTATTTAGACCGCGATTTAGTGGCTGGGCGAGCGATGATAATCCATTTCTCATGGGCGCCGGATGCGGAAGCTGACAGAATCAGTAATTCGGGGTTTTTCTCTATCCCCAAACTAATTGGCTATAATATTATCAATCTCCCCAATAGGGTACGCTGGAACCGTCTGGCAGATATAATTCATTGA
- the rseP gene encoding RIP metalloprotease RseP: MMTTILAFVFVLGLLVFVHELGHFIAAKKSGIRVERFSLGFPPKLIGKKVGETEYCIGVVPLGGYVKMIGENEFDDDYVPQPGDFMAASLWKRFIVISAGPIMNLITAALLFFIIYWATGLPEQVKDSTIIGIVSPSGPAEKAGMMPGSEILSIDGFAFADFSEMAEYIKTRPNREIIISWLAEGDTITAATTTMEYAVKDSLGNEKIEGRIGVGPEFTYKPIGPLKAIGEGISATVFLIGQMFDLIWKLITQQESIKGLGGPIRIAQFAGQAAEQGFLSLLGLAAFLSVNLGILNILPIPVLDGGHLVFLSIEAIRRKPVSLKGRMIAQQVGFGLLLLLMIVVTYNDIASMFSGVLK; encoded by the coding sequence ATGATGACGACAATATTAGCATTCGTATTCGTTCTGGGGCTTTTGGTATTTGTTCACGAACTTGGACATTTTATCGCTGCAAAGAAATCCGGCATCCGGGTCGAGCGGTTCTCGCTTGGTTTCCCGCCCAAACTAATAGGCAAAAAAGTAGGCGAAACCGAATACTGTATCGGCGTAGTGCCGCTGGGCGGGTATGTCAAAATGATCGGCGAAAATGAGTTCGATGATGACTATGTGCCCCAACCGGGCGATTTTATGGCGGCTTCATTATGGAAACGGTTTATAGTTATTTCAGCCGGGCCTATTATGAATCTAATTACTGCGGCTTTACTGTTTTTTATTATCTACTGGGCAACCGGCCTACCCGAGCAGGTGAAGGACTCGACAATCATAGGCATTGTGTCGCCAAGCGGACCTGCGGAAAAAGCCGGTATGATGCCCGGTTCTGAGATTCTTAGCATCGATGGTTTTGCCTTTGCAGATTTTAGCGAAATGGCAGAGTATATCAAAACCCGCCCTAATAGAGAGATTATTATCTCGTGGCTGGCGGAGGGCGATACTATAACCGCTGCGACAACAACTATGGAATATGCCGTAAAAGATTCTCTCGGGAATGAAAAAATTGAAGGACGAATCGGCGTAGGCCCCGAATTTACCTATAAGCCTATTGGCCCTTTGAAAGCGATAGGAGAAGGGATATCAGCAACGGTATTTCTTATTGGTCAAATGTTTGACCTGATATGGAAACTAATTACTCAGCAGGAATCGATTAAGGGGCTGGGCGGACCGATTAGAATCGCTCAGTTTGCCGGGCAGGCGGCAGAGCAGGGATTTTTATCTTTACTGGGCTTAGCGGCATTTCTCTCGGTAAACTTAGGAATTTTAAATATCCTGCCAATCCCGGTTCTCGATGGCGGTCATCTTGTTTTCCTCTCTATCGAGGCGATTAGACGCAAACCGGTTTCTCTCAAAGGCAGAATGATTGCCCAGCAAGTCGGTTTCGGCCTGCTTCTTTTACTGATGATAGTCGTAACATATAACGACATTGCAAGCATGTTCTCCGGTGTTTTAAAATAG
- a CDS encoding ABC transporter ATP-binding protein, with amino-acid sequence MKVTLDNVSKSFPGRKVFENISLEIDKGKTLVITGANGSGKTTLIKIICALLTPTSGKVIFNHNNHDLTGAEILKYAGYAAPDLFLYDELTAAENIDFFARVSGIDNPDIKSAMAKYGLSGRENDMVGSYSSGMKQRLKYILALLKKPPLLLLDEPTANLDEQGRAIVDDVIKNHEGITVIATNEKNELKYADETIRLGE; translated from the coding sequence ATGAAAGTAACCCTCGACAATGTATCGAAAAGCTTTCCCGGTCGGAAAGTGTTCGAAAACATCTCGCTTGAAATTGATAAAGGCAAAACTCTTGTTATCACCGGGGCAAACGGCTCGGGCAAAACTACCCTGATAAAAATAATATGCGCTCTGCTTACGCCAACATCCGGCAAAGTGATATTCAATCATAATAACCATGACCTGACCGGCGCTGAAATACTAAAATATGCCGGCTATGCCGCCCCCGATTTATTCCTGTATGATGAATTAACGGCGGCGGAAAACATCGATTTCTTTGCCCGAGTATCGGGTATCGATAACCCTGATATCAAATCAGCTATGGCTAAATATGGCTTATCGGGAAGAGAAAACGATATGGTCGGCTCATATTCATCGGGCATGAAGCAAAGATTGAAATACATACTGGCATTATTAAAAAAACCGCCGCTTTTACTTCTGGATGAGCCTACTGCCAATCTCGATGAACAGGGACGAGCTATAGTCGATGATGTTATAAAAAATCATGAGGGTATTACCGTAATCGCAACTAATGAAAAGAATGAGTTGAAATATGCCGATGAAACAATCAGGCTTGGCGAATAA
- a CDS encoding cadherin-like domain-containing protein, translating to MNLTKKIIFGFICLTLMIGLIAGCGGDDDPVNPDNTAPVAVADGYNVHTDSILTVAAPGVLANDTDADDDALTAVIVGNPSNGVLALNANGSFTYDADADFVGVDTFTYRANDGTENSNTVNVIITVQSPTTITGGTIDTDSTWALLYSPYTITGDLYIEAAGNGATLTIEPGVEVRLNENIEILVSYTNSEYGAIIAEGTQANPITFTSSAAIPDAGDWERIHFYQGTLPTTKFNHCIFEYGGSNLSYGMIYIRGCAVAIDNSTIRYSGTYGVDLHEDGEFSSFTGNKLYANDAAPIRIKANYAHTIGVIDSIATDYGIIVEYDKYEQTNETWLAHDVPYTITGDVYVGKTGISGATLNIEAGATLKFEENIEMLVSYTDDENGAIIANGTVDNPITFTSANPIPAAGDWERIDFYEGTLPTTKFNHCIFEYGGSNLSYGMIYIRGCAVAIDNSTIRYSGTYGVDLHEDGEFSSFTGNKLYANDAAPIRIKANYAHTIGVIDSIATDYGIIVEYDDYVQTNETWLAHDVPYTITGDVYIGKTGTGATLTIEPGTILKFDSGVKFRIGYNASDFGALIAEGTTTNSITFTSSSPSPGHGAWSGIWFDDGAMNTSSMEYCKVLYGGSASYGNIVCSGIDAANTPTLANCEIAYSAGYGIYVYDCTPDYTGIDMNDVHDNDAGDIYVGP from the coding sequence ATGAACTTAACCAAGAAGATTATATTTGGATTTATTTGCTTGACCTTAATGATCGGGCTGATTGCCGGCTGCGGTGGGGATGATGATCCGGTAAACCCTGACAATACTGCGCCGGTGGCTGTCGCTGACGGCTATAATGTGCATACTGACAGCATATTAACTGTTGCGGCTCCCGGAGTGCTTGCCAACGACACCGATGCGGATGATGATGCGCTTACAGCCGTGATAGTTGGCAACCCATCGAATGGCGTTTTGGCACTCAACGCTAACGGTTCATTTACTTACGACGCCGATGCGGATTTTGTCGGTGTTGATACATTTACCTACAGAGCCAATGACGGCACTGAGAATTCAAACACGGTGAATGTAATTATTACTGTTCAATCACCAACTACTATCACAGGCGGAACAATAGATACGGATAGTACTTGGGCATTATTATATAGTCCCTATACCATTACGGGCGATTTATATATTGAAGCCGCCGGCAATGGCGCTACTCTTACTATCGAACCTGGTGTTGAAGTGAGATTAAATGAAAATATAGAAATATTAGTTAGCTATACAAACAGCGAATATGGCGCAATAATTGCCGAGGGCACTCAGGCTAATCCTATAACTTTTACCTCTAGTGCTGCAATCCCTGATGCCGGCGATTGGGAACGGATACACTTTTACCAAGGAACACTTCCCACAACAAAGTTTAACCATTGCATATTTGAATATGGCGGCTCAAATCTCTCTTACGGAATGATTTATATCAGAGGCTGTGCAGTTGCCATAGATAACTCGACAATCAGGTATTCCGGAACTTATGGAGTTGATTTACATGAAGATGGAGAATTCAGCTCATTTACAGGCAACAAACTTTACGCTAATGATGCCGCTCCGATTCGCATCAAGGCAAATTATGCTCACACTATTGGCGTAATTGATTCCATTGCAACTGATTATGGAATTATAGTTGAATATGATAAATACGAACAAACCAATGAAACCTGGTTAGCTCATGATGTTCCATATACTATCACGGGCGATGTTTATGTTGGGAAAACGGGCATATCCGGTGCGACATTAAATATTGAAGCCGGAGCTACTTTAAAATTTGAAGAAAATATCGAGATGTTAGTAAGCTACACTGATGATGAAAATGGCGCTATTATTGCTAATGGTACAGTTGATAACCCGATAACCTTTACCTCTGCCAATCCAATTCCAGCGGCTGGTGATTGGGAGAGAATAGATTTTTATGAAGGTACTTTACCTACAACAAAATTTAATCATTGCATATTTGAATATGGCGGCTCAAATCTCTCTTACGGAATGATTTATATCAGAGGCTGTGCAGTTGCCATAGATAACTCGACAATCAGGTATTCCGGAACTTATGGAGTTGATTTACATGAAGATGGAGAATTCAGCTCATTTACAGGCAACAAACTTTACGCTAATGATGCCGCTCCGATTCGCATCAAGGCAAATTATGCTCACACTATTGGCGTAATTGATTCCATTGCAACTGATTATGGAATTATAGTTGAATATGATGATTATGTGCAAACCAATGAAACCTGGTTGGCTCATGATGTTCCTTATACTATTACAGGCGATGTTTACATAGGTAAAACCGGCACTGGTGCAACCTTGACCATAGAACCGGGAACGATATTAAAATTTGATAGCGGCGTTAAGTTTCGCATCGGCTACAATGCTTCTGATTTCGGTGCACTTATTGCGGAAGGCACAACAACAAATTCAATCACTTTTACATCATCTTCACCTTCACCGGGTCATGGTGCCTGGTCAGGAATCTGGTTTGATGATGGGGCAATGAATACATCATCTATGGAATACTGCAAAGTCCTCTATGGTGGTTCAGCTTCTTATGGCAACATTGTTTGTAGTGGAATTGATGCAGCTAATACCCCAACTCTGGCTAATTGTGAGATTGCCTATTCAGCAGGATATGGTATATACGTTTATGATTGTACTCCAGATTATACCGGTATTGATATGAATGATGTTCATGACAACGATGCAGGCGACATATACGTAGGTCCGTAA
- the lepB gene encoding signal peptidase I codes for MANSQAFNPKKKKKINSDINISKKWQNTSWEFIKALGTALILALIIKASVVEAYVIPSGSMENTLYAGDYIVGNKFVYGMKLPIPFTDIRLPSIDEPKPNDIVIFKYPHNLNQNYIKRVVAIEGQIVEIRDKEVYVDGKHVPLPIEGKHADKRIIPPQNPPEMGMTIRDNMPAIKVPMGKLFVMGDNRDNSADSRFWGFLDRKLVIGRAMLVLWSWEYQKPPPISTGAFSAVELWLYNIKHFPELAANMRWDRLGKITN; via the coding sequence ATGGCCAATTCCCAAGCTTTTAATCCCAAAAAGAAAAAGAAGATTAATTCTGATATAAATATCTCAAAAAAATGGCAAAATACAAGCTGGGAATTTATCAAAGCCCTTGGAACAGCGTTGATTTTAGCCCTGATTATCAAAGCCTCGGTGGTTGAGGCTTATGTTATCCCGTCCGGTTCGATGGAAAACACCTTATATGCCGGGGATTATATAGTAGGCAATAAATTCGTCTATGGCATGAAACTGCCGATTCCGTTTACCGATATACGCTTGCCATCAATAGATGAACCAAAGCCGAACGATATAGTTATCTTTAAATATCCCCATAATTTAAACCAGAATTACATCAAGCGGGTTGTCGCTATCGAGGGGCAAATCGTAGAGATTCGCGATAAGGAGGTTTACGTTGATGGCAAGCATGTGCCGCTTCCGATAGAGGGGAAGCATGCCGACAAGCGGATAATTCCGCCGCAGAATCCGCCGGAAATGGGTATGACAATTCGCGATAATATGCCGGCGATTAAAGTGCCTATGGGCAAGCTGTTTGTGATGGGCGACAATCGCGACAATTCAGCCGATTCGCGTTTCTGGGGATTTTTAGACCGCAAGCTGGTTATCGGCAGGGCGATGCTGGTGTTATGGTCATGGGAATATCAAAAACCGCCGCCGATATCAACCGGCGCCTTTTCCGCAGTAGAATTATGGTTATACAATATCAAACATTTCCCCGAACTTGCCGCTAATATGCGATGGGACAGGTTAGGGAAGATAACTAATTAA
- the ccsA gene encoding cytochrome c biogenesis protein CcsA, with protein MINKISVLVLFSWVIIGAYLIEPPMSGVSNPEIYRIFYFHVPIALVTFFAYGFTMFQAIMYLRKKELAYDYKSVSAASLGTVFCILATLSGSVFAKYTWGSFWNWDPRETSIAVLLLIYLAYFSLRSAISDPVRKANLSAVYSILGFIAAVFTMFIWPRITLGLHPGSPGDSASGAFIVMSAKTWLVFGPSILAFLLLYIWIYSISSKIKALERRLD; from the coding sequence ATGATTAATAAAATAAGCGTGCTGGTTTTGTTTTCATGGGTTATTATCGGCGCCTACTTGATAGAGCCGCCTATGAGCGGGGTCTCAAACCCGGAGATATATAGGATATTCTATTTTCATGTTCCCATAGCGTTGGTTACATTTTTTGCCTATGGTTTTACCATGTTTCAAGCTATTATGTATTTACGGAAAAAAGAACTGGCATACGACTATAAATCAGTATCGGCGGCATCGCTGGGCACGGTATTCTGTATATTGGCGACTTTAAGCGGCTCTGTATTTGCCAAATACACTTGGGGCTCATTCTGGAATTGGGACCCGCGGGAAACATCAATCGCAGTTTTACTTTTAATATATCTGGCGTATTTTTCTCTGAGGTCGGCAATATCAGACCCGGTGAGAAAGGCAAATCTATCGGCGGTATATTCAATATTGGGTTTCATAGCCGCTGTATTTACGATGTTTATATGGCCAAGGATTACTCTCGGTCTTCATCCGGGTTCGCCGGGCGATTCGGCATCGGGAGCCTTTATAGTAATGTCTGCAAAAACCTGGCTTGTTTTTGGGCCGTCAATACTGGCATTTTTATTATTATACATCTGGATTTATTCGATTTCATCAAAAATCAAAGCTCTTGAAAGGAGGCTTGATTGA
- a CDS encoding N-6 DNA methylase, which yields MLKLYLKELFEAAQQGDATEESYYFSVKNLLDRFADSTGKKNIQITALPKKTEAGNPDFRVWDGKQHIIGYIEAKAPSIKDLDKIEETEQLQRYLHTFPNLILTNFFEYRLYRDGVLTDKTFIARPFIIDKIKTIPPVENQEDFIKLLDKFFSFSLPAIYNSKSLAKELAKRTSFLRDEIIYYELDVKKGIESKTLNGFYNAFKQFLIGGLAKKEFADLYSQTITYGLFAARTRVNDGFNRKLAYALIPNTIGILREIFEFISLGNLPQAMEWIIDDISEILAIADVNNILHQYYSEGKGKDPVVHFYETFLSEYDPKTREKRGVYYTPEPVVSFIVRSLNSILKEHFDRTDGFASDSVTVLDPAAGTLTFLAETSKIAVEEFTAKYGDGGVADFIKEHILKKFYGFELMMAPYAIGHIKMSFLLEELGYRLRQNDRFKLYLTNTLEMENLAQTELPGISSLSEESHLAGDIKKEKPILVILGNPPYSGHSANLSEKILKSYRNGREVRTKIKTWIGKCIDDYKYVDGKPLGEKNPKWLQDDYVKFIRFAQWKIEQAGEGVVGFITNHSYLDNPTFRGMRQSLMQSFNEMYILDLHGNSLKREKCPDGSKDENVFDIKQGVAISIFVKLKDDKKKCKVYHSELWGLRNIKYAELRSNDIKTNKWKRIYPKSKHYLFTPRDTKLLESYEKYPVINKIFPINNICIVTSRDEFIIDTDKSKLKNRIKMFLNEQYSDEVIKQTFNINDTENWKLKTARNELKKVVNWEKYIIKILYRPFDIRWILYHDIMIERSRKEIMRHMLIDNLGILSVRQVAEGIFNHAFITQGIVESRITLSNKGIAYLFPQYLYNDLYNDEIFSNKDKILKKDLNVNNKYLKLFKKAYTQKSNLNYFYYIYAILYSNIYRNKYAEFLKIDFPRIPFTTDYTLFKAIAGYGKKLVDCHLLKSSGRSKQLSKFVEKGSNKIEKIKYIEKDEKIYINDKQYFSKIENNIWNYQIGGYQVCDKWLKSRKNQKLSLEDIKHYCKIVTAIKETIMIQIQIDELYPKVEKDTIDFEL from the coding sequence ATGCTGAAATTATATCTGAAAGAATTATTTGAAGCCGCTCAACAAGGTGATGCTACAGAGGAGAGCTATTATTTCTCTGTAAAAAACTTATTAGATAGATTTGCAGATTCTACCGGAAAAAAGAATATACAAATAACCGCTCTGCCCAAAAAAACAGAAGCCGGCAACCCTGATTTTAGAGTATGGGACGGCAAGCAGCATATTATCGGATATATTGAGGCAAAAGCGCCTTCAATAAAAGATCTTGATAAAATCGAAGAAACTGAACAATTACAACGATATCTGCATACATTTCCAAATTTGATACTAACAAACTTCTTTGAATATAGGCTATACAGAGATGGCGTATTAACAGATAAAACATTCATAGCCAGACCGTTTATTATTGATAAGATTAAAACGATACCGCCTGTTGAAAACCAGGAAGATTTTATCAAATTATTAGATAAATTCTTCTCTTTTTCATTGCCAGCGATTTATAACTCAAAGAGCTTAGCCAAAGAATTAGCCAAAAGAACAAGTTTTTTAAGAGATGAAATTATTTATTATGAATTAGATGTTAAAAAAGGAATAGAAAGTAAAACTTTAAATGGTTTTTATAACGCATTTAAACAGTTCTTAATAGGCGGATTAGCAAAGAAAGAATTTGCCGATTTATATTCACAAACTATTACCTATGGGCTTTTTGCGGCGCGAACGCGCGTTAATGATGGATTTAATAGAAAGCTTGCTTATGCTCTTATACCTAATACGATTGGCATATTGAGAGAAATTTTCGAATTTATATCATTAGGAAATTTACCTCAAGCAATGGAATGGATAATTGATGATATTTCAGAAATTCTTGCTATTGCGGATGTTAATAATATCTTACATCAGTATTACAGTGAGGGGAAAGGCAAAGACCCGGTAGTTCATTTTTACGAAACTTTTCTAAGCGAATATGATCCGAAAACCCGCGAAAAAAGGGGAGTCTATTATACTCCCGAACCGGTAGTCTCATTTATTGTTCGTTCGCTTAATAGTATTTTAAAAGAGCACTTCGATAGAACTGATGGATTTGCCAGCGATTCGGTAACGGTATTAGACCCAGCCGCTGGAACATTGACCTTTTTAGCTGAGACCTCCAAAATAGCGGTTGAGGAATTTACTGCAAAATATGGCGATGGCGGAGTCGCTGATTTTATCAAAGAACACATCCTGAAAAAGTTTTACGGTTTCGAATTAATGATGGCGCCTTATGCTATTGGCCATATTAAAATGTCTTTTCTTTTAGAAGAGTTGGGATACAGACTAAGGCAAAATGATAGATTTAAATTATATCTTACCAATACCCTGGAAATGGAGAACCTGGCTCAAACAGAATTGCCGGGTATATCATCGCTTTCGGAGGAATCGCATTTAGCTGGCGATATTAAAAAAGAAAAGCCAATATTAGTGATACTGGGCAACCCGCCATATTCGGGACATTCGGCGAACCTTAGTGAAAAAATCTTAAAATCATACAGAAATGGCAGAGAAGTACGAACTAAAATAAAAACCTGGATTGGCAAATGTATTGATGATTATAAGTATGTTGACGGCAAACCTCTGGGTGAAAAAAACCCAAAGTGGCTTCAGGATGACTATGTAAAGTTTATTCGTTTTGCTCAATGGAAAATAGAACAGGCTGGCGAAGGGGTTGTAGGATTTATTACTAATCATAGCTACCTCGATAATCCGACCTTTAGGGGTATGCGTCAATCGCTGATGCAAAGTTTTAATGAAATGTACATACTTGATTTGCATGGCAATAGCCTAAAAAGAGAAAAATGTCCGGATGGTTCAAAAGATGAAAATGTTTTTGACATTAAACAGGGTGTAGCGATTAGCATATTTGTGAAATTAAAGGATGATAAAAAGAAGTGTAAGGTTTATCATTCCGAATTATGGGGTTTAAGAAACATAAAATATGCTGAATTAAGAAGCAATGATATTAAAACAAATAAATGGAAAAGGATATATCCTAAATCAAAACACTATCTTTTCACGCCTCGCGATACCAAGCTATTAGAGAGTTATGAGAAATATCCGGTAATAAATAAAATATTTCCTATTAACAATATATGTATTGTAACTTCAAGAGATGAGTTTATTATAGATACAGATAAAAGCAAATTAAAAAACCGCATAAAAATGTTTTTAAACGAACAGTATTCAGATGAAGTCATTAAGCAAACATTCAATATAAACGATACTGAAAATTGGAAATTGAAAACTGCAAGAAATGAATTAAAAAAAGTAGTGAATTGGGAAAAGTATATAATTAAAATACTTTATAGGCCTTTCGATATTAGATGGATATTGTACCATGATATTATGATTGAGCGCTCGCGCAAAGAAATTATGCGCCACATGTTAATAGATAACTTGGGTATACTTTCCGTAAGGCAAGTTGCTGAAGGTATCTTTAACCATGCTTTTATTACACAGGGAATAGTTGAAAGTCGAATAACTCTTAGTAATAAAGGAATTGCCTATCTTTTCCCACAATATCTTTACAATGATTTATATAATGACGAGATATTTAGTAATAAAGATAAAATACTTAAAAAGGATTTAAATGTTAATAACAAATATCTAAAACTGTTTAAAAAAGCATATACTCAAAAATCAAATTTAAATTACTTTTATTATATCTACGCAATTCTATATTCAAACATCTATAGAAACAAATATGCCGAATTCCTAAAAATTGATTTCCCCAGAATTCCCTTTACTACGGATTATACATTATTTAAGGCTATTGCAGGCTATGGAAAAAAATTAGTTGATTGTCATCTGCTTAAATCATCTGGCCGCAGCAAACAGTTATCAAAATTTGTGGAAAAAGGGAGTAATAAAATTGAGAAAATAAAATATATCGAAAAAGATGAAAAAATATACATTAACGATAAACAGTATTTTAGTAAAATCGAAAATAATATATGGAATTATCAAATTGGCGGCTATCAGGTATGCGATAAGTGGCTGAAAAGCAGAAAAAATCAAAAACTATCACTTGAAGATATTAAGCATTATTGCAAAATTGTAACGGCTATTAAGGAAACTATAATGATTCAAATTCAGATTGATGAATTATATCCGAAAGTGGAGAAAGATACAATTGATTTTGAATTATAA
- a CDS encoding heme exporter protein CcmB encodes MKQSGLANKALAILIKDFKSEFRTRYAVNAIVMFALVTVVAVGFSTGGIALHKDMQGILLWLVIYFASIAGLGQSFIKEEENRTATALRLYASASSIYCGKFLFNLLLLIGLVIVIVPIFAVLIGLEIKCYSLFLAVLILAAISLAGSTTLIAAIISKASIKGVLMAALSFPVILPLLIIAIKGTQKSLYDNAIFFDGLPELKVLLSYAVVMTVVGFLLFDYVWND; translated from the coding sequence ATGAAACAATCAGGCTTGGCGAATAAAGCATTAGCTATATTAATAAAGGATTTTAAAAGCGAATTTCGCACTCGCTATGCCGTTAATGCCATCGTCATGTTTGCCTTGGTTACAGTAGTCGCCGTGGGTTTCTCGACCGGCGGAATCGCGCTGCATAAAGATATGCAGGGAATACTTCTGTGGCTGGTAATATATTTCGCCTCGATTGCCGGGTTGGGACAAAGCTTTATTAAAGAGGAGGAAAACAGAACAGCGACCGCCCTTAGATTGTACGCCTCAGCCTCCTCAATTTACTGCGGCAAGTTTCTTTTCAACCTTCTGCTTCTGATAGGTCTTGTAATAGTGATAGTCCCTATCTTTGCCGTCTTGATTGGCTTGGAAATAAAATGCTATTCGCTATTCTTAGCGGTGTTGATTTTAGCCGCAATCAGTTTAGCCGGTTCGACAACCTTAATAGCGGCGATTATTTCAAAAGCATCAATTAAAGGCGTATTGATGGCGGCGCTTTCATTTCCGGTTATTCTGCCGTTATTAATTATAGCTATCAAGGGTACGCAGAAGTCATTGTATGATAATGCCATATTTTTCGATGGCTTGCCGGAGCTAAAAGTTTTATTGTCTTATGCGGTAGTTATGACTGTAGTCGGCTTTTTATTATTTGATTATGTCTGGAATGATTGA